The Argiope bruennichi chromosome X2, qqArgBrue1.1, whole genome shotgun sequence sequence tcaaattttatggaatGTCATTTAGATGCTtgagaaatagaaaaatgaatttgaggATCTTACCAAGAAGCATGTTTATTAACTACAACTTATAAAGgatcgaaaaacattttttaaaaagagtaatacatttattcattctaGAAAGCAAGTTTCCCCCCGGTCCATATAGAcacaaaacaattatctttagtcattttttttgtcctgttACAGGTGCGTGTTGGAATAAGTGATTTGAGAGTTCCTGGCCCTGTACTATTCAAGTTATGATATGCAAATAACCATCATAGCATAACATGTCTTTCAATATCGGTAGTTCTTACGTTAGAGGTATTTCAAAAAGttgcatatatttcaataaatgttgaCCAGAAATTGTGTTTCACTTCTCTTCGCAGCTCCCAGAAAGCTTACTTTCGAAACGAATCAAATACAATTGGTTTCTAAACTCCACGCCGctttatcagttttattaatataatttgcgAACTTACCGTATCTAAATTTCTTGTACTTGGATGTCATAAAAGAATACTTCCTCGCATCCAGCATTGGTGCGGATGAATAGCATGTACATGGAAATGAGAAAACAGTACTGGTGATTGAGGTCGTGCCTTTGTCAAATAAAACGACATGTACACAGGTAAGTCGaatgaaaaactaataaataaaaagtacattttttagcTCTAATtaccatttataaattattgcatccAATCTCCATTTCAATATGacaattataaatagtttaactTACCGATATTACTTCTGTACTGAACCGAGAGGAAGTCCCTTGGCCATCCAGATGGCTGCCATCAATACAATTTTTCCAAGAGCTGACAAGGCAGTCATTCCACATATGCGGAAGGCGTTGTTTCATTGCTACAACCAACATCTGAAGAGTCTACAGACAGCTGCTCTAATAACTGCAGGATTTGTTTCGTTGTTAATTTCTGTGAggttgcatttcttttaaatgagtgaaaaatcggATGAATCCAAAATCTTCCTGGTACGAGTAAGGCAGCTTAATGATCTGTAGGGGTATTTTAATCCCagaaacttatcaaattaaatattcattctgcATATTTTCAAAAACGGCACAAGAAAACAATCCCTATGGCTCTTTCCTATTTCATTAGACTATACCAAGTAAAATCTACATAATTAGGGCACTTTCGTCACTTGAAAGCCACTTTTGTAGAATATTCAGAGATTATTTCTTCCTTATTCAATCAAAACACCAAATGTTCAGATTTCAATGCGTCTTagcttttttaatgtttaaaaatatacgaatagGCAGCTAGCAgtttagtgtttaattttaaatgacgaATTAGAGATTATCCCactcttactttttaaaataaaaatttgcccTCTAACGGAACAACTTCCTTTGCCTTAAAGCTGCAACCAATTGTTTAAGCATTATGAGaagaataaggtttttttttttttatgcatctaaGGATAGAGAAATGCAACACGAAAATTACCCATTTTCATATACGTTCAAAATAGCTGCATTTAAAGACAATATCTCCAATGCTTAGTTCGATTACATTTCTAAACCTTTTCCTATCCCTGATCTAGCTGATTACTTCCTTTCATTCAACTCAAAAAAGGTAATTAGAAATTCATCCGTATTCAATACACGAGATCATTCAAACTTCTGTTTTCGAATTTTGATAtggaacaaattaaattatttcaaatttctggaGCTGTGGTTGTTGAAATAGACTCAGCTActttattcaatagaaattatactttattgCACCTCAAAAATATCTAGACACTTTAGGATTAATTGATACGCGAGCACGAATTTTTCCGTACGAGGCGCGATGTTGTAACCTTAAAAAGgggaataaattcatatatagaaagaaaaaaacggCATCCACAATAGGTTGaggattttaatttgaagattgagggggggggggaaacggGGTTAGAAGAACGAAATGCTTCATAATTTAAGATTACGTATACGGAATTAATACTGTCCAAGAAGGCAAGAACCAcgagctgaaatttaaaaaataaaagacagcTTTTAAACGAGATgtagaaattttggaataaattgtttaatttccaaTACACGAACAATTTCCTTTATTGTCTACGAATAAGTAAATGTAATTCGAAAAAGTATGCATTAGGCATTTCaagaagttacatttttttaacgaaCCAATCGATTTTTATATCGAGCTCATTCCTAAAGAAAACGCAGCAAACTAAAGACTCTGGaaatcaaatatctaatttcaCCGCAATATGAATTCGAATCTATTCTGTTCATCAGTATGTTAGCCAAGTGCCATCTGTCGGTCCTTATTATACCATGAAGAATTCGATTATTCCTTAAAatcataatgtattttaattgtcattttcAGCACGGTTCTGATTATGAGAGATTCTCCGAAATATCACAAAACGAACAGCATCGATTTATCTGCTATTATTCAATCCAGTTCCAGCTTATTCCTATGTAAAATGGAAACttcaaacaaaaagaattattctgcCAGATATACATACATATCTGTCAAATTTATGGGATTCAAAtccaaaaaagattttaaaaactatgaGGAAAGACCTGGTTTAATGTTAAACCTATTTCGGAGTCACCTAATTCTGTTAAGCATTCTTCCCTTGTTCTACTTCAAAGCAACGTTTCAAGCTCATCGCCGCTTATATCCCTACTCTCTATCTAAATAATGGTTGTCAACGAGAAATTAAAGAGTTGAGAATAATTAGAATGAGCATATCCCTGTACAACACACAAAAGTAGCCCATTTTTCCCATTTCCTCAatgtgtacacacacacacacacacacacacacacacaggcagGCAGGCATAACCCACGCCTCCATCACCAACCTCAAAGCCACAACTCGCACACAGACATTACCCACGCCTCCACCACCAGCCTCAAAAACCACAGCTCGcacacaggcattacccacgCCTCCATCACCAGCCTCAAAAACCACAGCTCGcacacaggcattacccacgCCTCCATCACCAGCCTCAAAAACCACAGCTCGcacacaggcattacccacgCCTCCATCACCAGCCTCAAAAACCACAGCTCGcacacaggcattacccacgCCTCCATCACCAGCCTCAAAAACCACAGCTCGcacacaggcattacccacgCCTCCATCACCAGCCTCAAAAACCACAGCTCGcacacaggcattacccacgCCTCCATCACCAGCCTCAAAAACCACAGCTCGcacacaggcattacccacgCCTCCATCACCAGCCTCAAAAACCACAGCTCGcacacaggcattacccacgCCTCCATCACCAGCCTCAAAAACCACAGCTCGcacacaggcattacccacgCCTCCATCACCAGCCTCAAAAACCACAGCTCGcacacaggcattacccacgTCTCCAACATTAAGCCCCAAAACACAGCTCAAGCGCTCATTACCCACGCCGTCTGCTCTACCTCCAATTCACGATTCTCGTAAATATGCACACCGCCAACCCCATCCTCAGTTCATAATTCTCACACCTACAAACAAAATACCCAACTCGCAAAACTCGAAATTACGTACAATATCCGATATCACGATTAGTTAAGACAGCCATGTCTTGTCTAACCCATGGTAAAGTAGCATGCATACTTCCTCAGACATTGACAATTTTCAAATTCCACAAAGCTGTCACTCCATTCACTGCCTAATGAAACATTGCACAAATTAGACTTCACATCCACTCCAACTCCCAAAACCAAACACATTAATTTCATTCCGTGAATCATGCTCGTACATAAGAGGTCTTTCGTGATACACATCACTACGGAATTTTCTGATTCGCATAATGCATCTCAACCTGATACTAGAATGCATGTCAGTATCCTC is a genomic window containing:
- the LOC129959800 gene encoding PE-PGRS family protein PE_PGRS30-like encodes the protein MHATLPWVRQDMAVLTNRDIGYCRADGVGNERLSCVLGLNVGDVGNACVRAVVFEAGDGGVGNACVRAVVFEAGDGGVGNACVRAVVFEAGDGGVGNACVRAVVFEAGDGGVGNACVRAVVFEAGDGGVGNACVRAVVFEAGDGGVGNACVRAVVFEAGDGGVGNACVRAVVFEAGDGGVGNACVRAVVFEAGDGGVGNACVRAVVFEAGGGGVGYNIAPRTEKFVLAYQLILKCLDIFEVQ